Proteins co-encoded in one Marinomonas sp. IMCC 4694 genomic window:
- the glmM gene encoding phosphoglucosamine mutase, with product MRKYFGTDGIRGKVGTTPITPEFMLKLGWAAGQVFKENDKKILIGKDTRISGYMFESALESGIVAAGADVRLVGPMPTPAIAYLTRTFRASAGIVISASHNPYTDNGIKFFSADGGKISDEIEERIEYFLEQPMEVVESSLIGRAKRIDDAAGRYIEYCKGTFPIGLQLSGLKIVVDCADGATYHVAPRVFSELGAEVVSIGVNPDGLNINEFSGATKPELLRKNVLAEEADLGIALDGDGDRLILVDRHGVVRDGDDILFIIANHLMRTGRFSGGVVGTLMSNFGLELAFSETGIGFSRAAVGDRYVNEKLMQHGWVLGGEPSGHIVCRSITTTGDGIIAALQVLRAMVEEGKTLDELLVGLVKFPQKLKNIRVAKRFVPNEEPALQKAIAVANERLNGLGRVLLRASGTEPLIRVMVEGRDHETVDELVDYLVEEVKSVVSAKVNGQ from the coding sequence TTTTGGGACAGATGGTATTCGTGGCAAAGTCGGAACGACACCGATAACGCCGGAATTTATGTTAAAGCTTGGTTGGGCAGCGGGCCAAGTGTTTAAGGAAAACGACAAGAAAATACTGATTGGTAAGGATACTCGCATTTCTGGCTACATGTTTGAGTCAGCTCTTGAGTCTGGCATCGTGGCGGCTGGGGCGGATGTTCGTCTGGTTGGTCCGATGCCAACGCCAGCGATTGCTTACCTTACTCGAACATTTCGGGCGAGTGCAGGCATTGTTATCAGTGCGTCGCACAACCCCTATACTGATAATGGCATAAAGTTTTTTTCTGCTGATGGGGGAAAAATATCCGATGAGATAGAAGAGCGCATCGAGTATTTTCTTGAGCAGCCTATGGAAGTAGTTGAATCCAGTTTAATCGGCCGCGCGAAACGTATTGACGATGCGGCGGGCCGTTATATTGAGTATTGCAAAGGAACATTCCCTATTGGGTTACAGTTGAGCGGTCTTAAGATTGTTGTGGATTGCGCGGATGGCGCTACCTATCACGTTGCTCCGCGTGTTTTTTCTGAGCTGGGTGCTGAGGTTGTTTCGATAGGTGTTAATCCTGATGGCTTGAATATTAATGAATTTAGTGGCGCGACCAAGCCTGAATTGCTGCGCAAAAATGTATTGGCCGAAGAGGCAGACCTTGGTATTGCATTGGATGGTGATGGTGATCGCTTAATCTTAGTTGATCGCCACGGTGTGGTGCGCGATGGTGATGATATTTTGTTTATTATTGCGAATCATTTGATGCGAACTGGCCGTTTTAGTGGTGGGGTTGTAGGCACTTTGATGAGTAATTTTGGTTTAGAGTTGGCTTTTTCTGAGACAGGGATTGGCTTTAGTCGTGCCGCCGTGGGTGATCGCTATGTTAATGAAAAGCTAATGCAGCATGGCTGGGTGTTAGGTGGTGAACCTTCAGGTCACATTGTTTGTCGCTCTATTACAACAACAGGGGACGGTATTATTGCGGCGCTACAGGTACTTAGGGCAATGGTTGAGGAAGGTAAAACACTGGATGAGCTTTTGGTGGGTTTGGTTAAATTCCCACAAAAGTTAAAAAATATCCGTGTTGCTAAGCGTTTTGTGCCGAATGAAGAGCCTGCTTTACAAAAAGCGATCGCGGTTGCAAATGAGCGTTTGAATGGTCTTGGTCGCGTGTTGTTAAGAGCGTCTGGTACGGAGCCCCTGATTCGTGTCATGGTTGAGGGGCGTGATCATGAAACTGTTGATGAGCTGGTTGATTACCTGGTAGAAGAGGTTAAATCTGTTGTTTCAGCGAAAGTGAATGGCCAATGA
- the tpiA gene encoding triose-phosphate isomerase gives MIRQKIVAGNWKMNGSSESIVSLISGLLEIESSSAEVVIAPSFPYFSKVNDLIQGSALVLAAQNVSEKTSGAYTGEVSTSMLSDFGVKYVLIGHSERRSLYGETDQLVASKVKAVLASGLAPMLCIGETLSEREAGKTIEVCERQLRAVIDEIGIALFEQVVIAYEPVWAIGTGLSASADQAQEVHRSIRAYLAALSESVSQKVQILYGGSVKASSSSALFQMPDVDGALVGGASLDAKEFIAIVKTAG, from the coding sequence ATGATTCGTCAAAAAATAGTAGCGGGTAACTGGAAAATGAATGGCTCATCAGAGTCGATTGTTTCACTGATTAGCGGACTATTGGAGATAGAGAGTTCTAGCGCCGAAGTGGTTATTGCACCATCGTTTCCTTATTTTTCTAAAGTTAATGATCTGATACAAGGCAGCGCTCTTGTGTTAGCGGCTCAAAACGTAAGTGAAAAAACATCAGGGGCTTATACTGGTGAAGTGTCTACTTCCATGTTAAGCGACTTTGGTGTCAAGTATGTTTTAATTGGGCACTCTGAACGTCGTTCATTGTATGGTGAGACAGATCAGCTTGTTGCCTCGAAAGTGAAAGCAGTGTTGGCGTCTGGATTGGCTCCTATGTTGTGTATCGGCGAGACCTTGTCAGAGCGTGAAGCAGGCAAGACAATCGAAGTGTGCGAGCGTCAGCTTCGTGCTGTGATTGATGAAATTGGTATTGCGTTGTTTGAGCAGGTGGTCATAGCATACGAGCCTGTTTGGGCAATTGGAACAGGGTTGTCTGCGAGTGCAGATCAGGCGCAAGAGGTTCATCGGTCAATTAGAGCTTATTTGGCTGCGTTGTCAGAGTCTGTATCTCAGAAAGTTCAGATTTTGTATGGCGGAAGTGTTAAGGCATCATCCAGCTCGGCATTGTTTCAAATGCCTGATGTAGATGGTGCTCTTGTTGGTGGTGCATCACTTGATGCAAAAGAATTTATAGCAATCGTAAAAACAGCAGGTTAA
- the secG gene encoding preprotein translocase subunit SecG, producing MEALILVLHVLAAVAIIALVLLQQGKGADAGASFGGGASQTVFGGQGSGSFFGKMTAVFALVFFLTSFGLAFFASEQAKGVSGSLDFVPSASQVDDGAGLPDLGVVKKTTTSDLPVTE from the coding sequence ATGGAAGCACTTATTTTGGTTTTGCATGTACTAGCGGCAGTAGCTATTATTGCGTTGGTTTTGTTGCAGCAAGGCAAGGGTGCGGATGCGGGTGCCTCTTTTGGTGGTGGTGCGTCTCAAACAGTATTTGGCGGTCAAGGTAGTGGTAGCTTTTTTGGGAAAATGACAGCCGTTTTTGCATTGGTGTTTTTTCTGACAAGTTTTGGCTTAGCGTTTTTTGCTAGTGAGCAAGCAAAAGGTGTTTCTGGGTCGCTGGATTTTGTTCCTTCAGCGTCTCAAGTTGACGATGGTGCAGGCTTGCCTGATCTAGGTGTTGTGAAGAAAACAACGACTTCTGATTTGCCTGTTACTGAATAG
- the rimP gene encoding ribosome maturation factor RimP has protein sequence MSAKYTILEELIRPVVEGLGFEFWGMEYLSLGKDSVLRIYIETDDEKGIDVEDCVQVSRQVSAILDVEDPITGEYNLEVSSPGLERPLFGLAHYQAYIGSIVSLRLRVPFDGRRKFKGQLMGIENEDVVIRVDQEEYLLPIDLIDKANVVPQF, from the coding sequence TTGTCAGCAAAATATACGATTTTAGAAGAACTTATTCGGCCAGTCGTTGAAGGTTTAGGATTTGAGTTCTGGGGGATGGAGTATTTATCGCTAGGTAAAGATTCTGTACTTCGTATTTATATAGAAACCGATGACGAAAAAGGCATAGATGTAGAAGACTGTGTTCAAGTTAGTCGTCAGGTGAGTGCCATTTTAGATGTTGAGGATCCTATTACAGGCGAATATAACCTAGAGGTGTCGTCGCCTGGATTAGAACGCCCTTTGTTTGGACTGGCTCATTATCAAGCATACATTGGATCTATCGTTTCTTTGCGTTTACGCGTGCCTTTTGATGGTCGTCGTAAGTTTAAAGGGCAACTAATGGGGATCGAAAACGAAGACGTTGTTATTCGTGTCGATCAAGAAGAATACTTGTTGCCTATCGATTTGATCGATAAAGCAAATGTTGTTCCGCAATTTTAA
- the nusA gene encoding transcription termination factor NusA, giving the protein MSKEILLVVEAVSNEKDVSKQVIFEAVEIALASAAKRRFEEDALIRVSIDQRTGDYKTYRQWNIVADEDYSAPAYELTIDDSEEQNLGVAIGEIYEEEVESEVFGRIAAQTAKQVIVQKVREAERAKMVALYTEKVGKLVHGQVKKVTRDSLIVDLGENAEASLPKDQLIARESFRMNDRIRALLLEIREDSRGAQLILSRNAPAFMIELFRLEVPEIAEEVIDIRGAARDPGLRAKIAVKTNDRRIDPIGACVGMRGARVQAVSNEMNGERVDIVLWDDNPAQLVINAMAPAEVDSIVIDEDAHSMDVAVKSDNLAQAIGRNGQNVRLASTLTGWSLNVMTSEDAEAKQQEESQKLIDIFVAGLDIDDDLAIQMVDEGFTSLEEIAYIPMEEMLDIDGFDEDLVNELRSRAKEALLNQALQAEEQLDGAKPAADLLAMDGMDNHLALVLASMGVVTMEDLAEQSVDELLEVEGMTEARAGSLILTARAPWFAESE; this is encoded by the coding sequence ATGAGCAAAGAAATTCTTTTGGTAGTAGAGGCCGTATCCAACGAGAAAGATGTTTCGAAGCAAGTTATTTTCGAAGCCGTTGAGATCGCCTTAGCGAGTGCTGCCAAACGCCGTTTTGAAGAAGACGCATTAATTCGTGTTTCTATTGATCAGCGTACCGGCGATTATAAAACTTACCGACAGTGGAATATTGTGGCAGATGAAGACTACTCTGCCCCCGCTTATGAACTCACCATAGACGATTCTGAAGAACAAAATCTAGGTGTGGCGATCGGCGAAATTTACGAAGAAGAAGTTGAGTCGGAAGTGTTTGGCCGTATTGCAGCGCAAACGGCTAAGCAAGTGATTGTTCAGAAGGTTCGTGAAGCTGAGCGCGCTAAGATGGTGGCCTTGTATACTGAGAAAGTCGGTAAGCTTGTGCATGGTCAAGTCAAGAAAGTGACTCGTGATAGCTTGATTGTTGATCTTGGTGAGAATGCGGAAGCGTCTTTACCAAAAGATCAGTTAATTGCTCGTGAAAGTTTCAGAATGAATGATCGTATCCGCGCTTTGTTGCTTGAGATTCGTGAAGACAGTCGCGGTGCGCAATTGATTCTTTCACGTAACGCGCCCGCGTTCATGATCGAATTGTTTCGTCTAGAAGTGCCAGAAATCGCTGAGGAAGTCATCGACATTCGCGGTGCGGCTCGTGATCCGGGTTTGCGTGCCAAGATCGCTGTTAAAACAAACGACCGTCGCATTGATCCTATCGGTGCGTGTGTTGGGATGCGTGGTGCACGTGTGCAAGCTGTATCTAACGAGATGAATGGCGAGCGTGTGGACATTGTTCTTTGGGATGATAATCCGGCACAGCTTGTTATCAACGCTATGGCCCCAGCGGAAGTGGATTCTATCGTAATCGATGAGGATGCGCATTCAATGGATGTGGCGGTTAAGAGCGATAACTTAGCACAGGCGATTGGTCGTAACGGGCAAAATGTTCGTTTGGCATCTACGTTGACGGGGTGGTCTTTAAATGTAATGACCAGTGAAGACGCGGAAGCCAAGCAGCAAGAGGAATCTCAGAAACTGATTGATATTTTTGTTGCAGGCTTAGACATTGACGATGATTTAGCCATTCAGATGGTTGATGAAGGGTTTACTTCTCTTGAAGAGATCGCTTACATCCCAATGGAAGAAATGCTAGATATTGATGGATTTGATGAAGATTTAGTAAACGAGCTGCGTTCAAGAGCAAAAGAAGCTTTATTAAATCAGGCGCTTCAAGCTGAAGAGCAGTTAGATGGCGCTAAACCAGCGGCTGACTTGTTGGCTATGGACGGGATGGATAACCATCTTGCTCTAGTGCTTGCTTCTATGGGGGTTGTCACTATGGAAGATTTGGCCGAGCAGTCTGTTGATGAATTGCTTGAAGTTGAAGGTATGACTGAAGCTCGTGCGGGAAGTCTAATATTGACTGCTCGTGCTCCTTGGTTTGCTGAATCTGAATAA
- the infB gene encoding translation initiation factor IF-2, with amino-acid sequence MTVQTVKILSELVETPVDKLLTQMKDAGLPQTRADQEVSEVEKQTLLTHLKRQHGDDAGNSQRITLQRKTTSTLSRGDGGKAVNVAVKKKRTYVKRDDGDAEAQKQEELLAKRLEEEQARLLEEKVRVEAERKQQEEKAAKAKAEAEEKARQEAAVTPAVADAGAVNDTEHYVSDTGAAEPVESPKPKASKKVSQPAMDNKKSTVAPKGKKGPVRHESNNDKDKPRGRVNPDNKRTARVNVNDEDEFTRRGKLGRKNKKQSKQEHGFQKPTAKMIHEVALPESITVAELAEKMAVKGAEVIKIMFKMGAMATINQTIDRDTATLVVEEMGHTAKFIDENAVENDMIEAIDYQGEAIKRAPVVTVMGHVDHGKTSLLDYIRTTRVAAGESGGITQHIGAYHVETPHGMISFLDTPGHAAFTSMRARGAKATDIVILVCAADDGVMPQTIEAIQHARAAGVPMVVAMTKIDKEGADIDRVKNELVAQEVVPEEWGGDIQFVGVSAKSGEGIEALLEAVLLQAEVLELTAVPSAPGKGVVVEARLDRGRGSVATLLVQNGTLKKGDIVLAGLQMGRVRALLDETGKAINSAGPSIPVEILGLDGTPEAGEEFIVVADERKAREVANFRQGKYREVRFARQHTAKLENLFSEMGKDEVRTLNVVLKADVRGSLEALIKSLTDLNTDEVKVNVVSSGVGGITETDATLALASDAVIFGFNVRADTSAKQFIERESIDLRYYSIIYNIIDDVKSALSGMLSPDLREDIKGTAEVRDIFRSPKFGLVAGCMVIEGTVYRSKQIRVLRDDVVIYEGELESLRRFKDAVSEVSRGMECGIGVKNYNDVKVGDKIEVFETVEVARTL; translated from the coding sequence ATGACAGTTCAAACCGTAAAGATACTATCCGAGCTGGTCGAAACACCGGTCGATAAGCTACTAACTCAGATGAAGGACGCTGGTTTGCCTCAAACAAGAGCAGACCAAGAAGTTTCTGAAGTTGAAAAGCAGACATTGTTAACGCATTTGAAGCGCCAGCACGGTGATGACGCTGGCAATAGCCAACGCATTACTTTGCAGCGTAAGACCACGAGTACTTTATCTCGCGGTGACGGCGGTAAAGCCGTTAATGTCGCCGTCAAGAAAAAGCGGACTTATGTTAAACGCGATGACGGTGATGCAGAAGCGCAAAAACAAGAAGAATTGCTGGCCAAACGCCTCGAAGAAGAGCAAGCGCGCTTGTTAGAAGAGAAAGTGCGAGTAGAAGCAGAGCGCAAGCAACAAGAAGAGAAGGCAGCAAAGGCGAAAGCTGAAGCTGAAGAAAAAGCGCGTCAAGAAGCAGCGGTTACACCAGCCGTCGCAGATGCTGGCGCGGTCAATGATACGGAGCACTATGTTTCCGATACAGGAGCGGCAGAACCCGTGGAATCACCGAAGCCTAAAGCGTCGAAAAAAGTCTCTCAACCAGCGATGGACAATAAAAAGTCAACGGTTGCACCGAAAGGTAAAAAAGGTCCAGTGAGACATGAGAGTAACAACGACAAAGACAAGCCCCGTGGGCGTGTCAATCCAGACAACAAACGCACTGCACGTGTGAATGTTAACGACGAAGATGAGTTTACCCGTCGTGGCAAATTGGGTCGTAAAAACAAGAAGCAATCTAAACAAGAGCATGGTTTCCAAAAGCCAACGGCGAAAATGATCCACGAAGTAGCGCTTCCAGAGAGTATTACCGTCGCAGAGCTTGCTGAAAAAATGGCCGTGAAAGGCGCGGAAGTGATTAAGATCATGTTTAAAATGGGCGCTATGGCGACCATTAACCAAACGATTGATCGTGATACTGCAACGTTAGTGGTTGAAGAAATGGGCCATACCGCCAAGTTTATTGATGAGAATGCCGTTGAAAACGACATGATCGAAGCGATTGACTACCAAGGTGAAGCGATTAAGCGCGCGCCAGTTGTTACGGTAATGGGTCACGTTGACCATGGTAAGACGTCTTTGTTGGATTACATTCGTACAACACGTGTGGCGGCTGGTGAGTCTGGTGGTATTACCCAGCACATTGGCGCTTACCACGTTGAAACGCCACACGGCATGATCAGCTTCCTTGATACACCTGGACACGCGGCTTTTACGTCTATGCGAGCTCGTGGTGCCAAAGCAACTGACATTGTTATACTTGTGTGTGCGGCAGACGATGGCGTGATGCCACAAACTATTGAAGCGATTCAGCACGCTCGTGCGGCTGGCGTTCCTATGGTTGTTGCGATGACTAAGATCGACAAAGAAGGCGCCGACATTGATCGTGTTAAAAACGAATTGGTGGCTCAAGAAGTTGTGCCTGAAGAATGGGGTGGTGACATTCAGTTCGTCGGTGTTTCAGCTAAGTCTGGTGAGGGTATTGAAGCCTTATTAGAAGCTGTTTTGCTTCAAGCAGAAGTACTTGAGTTGACGGCAGTTCCAAGTGCGCCAGGTAAGGGTGTTGTCGTTGAAGCCCGTCTTGATCGTGGACGTGGTTCAGTGGCAACCTTGCTTGTACAAAACGGCACTTTGAAGAAAGGCGATATCGTTTTGGCTGGCCTTCAAATGGGTCGTGTACGTGCTTTGTTGGACGAAACAGGCAAGGCGATCAATTCAGCGGGTCCTTCTATTCCTGTTGAGATCCTTGGTTTGGACGGTACGCCTGAAGCCGGTGAAGAGTTTATCGTGGTTGCTGATGAGCGCAAAGCGCGTGAAGTAGCCAACTTCCGTCAAGGCAAATACCGTGAAGTCCGCTTTGCCCGCCAACATACGGCTAAATTAGAGAACCTGTTCTCTGAAATGGGTAAAGATGAAGTTCGTACGTTAAATGTTGTATTGAAAGCGGATGTTCGTGGTTCTCTTGAAGCCTTGATTAAATCGTTGACCGATTTGAATACGGATGAAGTGAAAGTAAACGTCGTATCAAGCGGTGTGGGTGGTATTACTGAGACAGACGCTACATTAGCGTTGGCCTCTGATGCGGTCATCTTTGGCTTCAACGTACGTGCTGATACGTCTGCTAAGCAGTTCATTGAGCGCGAAAGTATCGATCTTCGTTACTACAGCATCATCTATAATATCATCGACGACGTGAAATCTGCCTTGTCTGGTATGTTGTCTCCAGATCTTCGTGAAGACATTAAAGGGACCGCAGAAGTACGTGATATCTTCCGTTCACCTAAGTTTGGCTTGGTTGCTGGCTGTATGGTTATCGAAGGTACGGTCTATCGTAGTAAGCAGATTCGCGTATTACGCGATGATGTGGTTATTTACGAAGGTGAGCTTGAATCGTTGCGTCGTTTTAAAGATGCAGTGAGCGAAGTAAGCCGTGGCATGGAATGTGGTATCGGTGTGAAGAATTACAACGATGTCAAAGTAGGCGATAAGATCGAGGTTTTTGAAACCGTCGAAGTAGCGCGTACGCTTTAA
- the rbfA gene encoding 30S ribosome-binding factor RbfA has product MAGEFSRTSRIGDQLQKELASLIQFEVKDPRLGLVTVNEVRVAKDLGYADIYYTVLGKDDQPEVLAENQAALDSAKGFLRRRLAKEVKLRVMPHLRFHYDQSVVNGSRMSTLIDEAIRDDETKNGIEGE; this is encoded by the coding sequence ATGGCAGGCGAATTTAGTCGTACTAGTCGGATTGGTGACCAGCTCCAAAAGGAGCTGGCGTCTTTAATCCAGTTTGAAGTAAAAGACCCTCGTTTAGGGTTGGTTACGGTCAACGAAGTGCGTGTAGCAAAAGATTTAGGCTATGCGGATATTTATTACACCGTATTAGGTAAAGACGATCAGCCGGAAGTTCTGGCTGAAAATCAAGCGGCACTGGACAGCGCCAAAGGTTTTTTGCGTCGTCGTTTAGCAAAAGAAGTAAAGCTACGTGTCATGCCGCATTTGCGCTTTCACTATGATCAGAGTGTGGTCAATGGTTCGCGGATGTCGACTTTAATTGACGAAGCGATTCGTGATGATGAGACGAAAAACGGTATCGAAGGCGAGTAG
- the truB gene encoding tRNA pseudouridine(55) synthase TruB, protein MAKAKWRSVDGIVLLNKPIGLSSNQALQRVRRLYQAAKAGHTGALDPLATGMLPLCLGDATKFSQYLLDADKRYLTCIQLGKRTTTGDREGEVLTQESIPLLTDEALNVILDRFRGEIEQIPPMYSALKHEGKPLYEYARQGIVIERKRRRVTVSNLTLVSRTEESLTLDIQCSKGTYIRTIGEDIGEALGCGAHLHSLHRISTAGYLPENMMSLEEFEAIAEQGYEALDSHLISMDTAVEHFIKVDLPEVDTLDMMFGRTVHSPMALENDTVVRMFDSGTQRFLGLGQVKGAFLRPYRLVNTSEFSL, encoded by the coding sequence ATGGCTAAGGCAAAATGGCGTTCGGTAGACGGTATTGTTCTATTGAATAAGCCGATAGGGTTAAGTTCAAATCAAGCTTTGCAACGCGTTCGCCGCCTGTATCAGGCGGCCAAAGCGGGGCACACCGGCGCACTTGATCCACTGGCCACAGGAATGTTGCCATTGTGTCTTGGTGATGCGACTAAGTTTTCTCAGTACCTGTTGGATGCGGATAAGCGTTATCTGACCTGCATTCAATTAGGGAAAAGAACCACTACAGGTGATCGAGAAGGGGAGGTGTTGACGCAAGAGTCGATACCTTTACTGACCGATGAGGCGCTGAACGTTATCTTAGATCGCTTTCGTGGCGAAATAGAGCAAATTCCCCCCATGTATTCTGCGTTGAAGCATGAAGGTAAACCTTTGTATGAATACGCACGTCAAGGGATCGTTATTGAGCGTAAGCGTCGTCGTGTGACTGTTTCGAATTTGACCTTGGTTTCTCGAACCGAAGAGTCGTTAACCCTCGATATTCAGTGCTCTAAAGGCACTTATATTCGTACCATTGGTGAGGATATTGGCGAGGCACTGGGTTGTGGGGCGCACTTGCATTCGCTGCATCGTATTTCAACGGCAGGCTATCTGCCTGAAAATATGATGTCGTTGGAAGAGTTTGAAGCGATTGCTGAGCAAGGTTATGAGGCGCTAGATTCTCATCTTATCTCAATGGATACGGCGGTTGAGCACTTTATCAAAGTGGATTTACCTGAGGTAGATACGCTGGATATGATGTTTGGCCGAACAGTACACAGTCCAATGGCCTTAGAAAACGACACCGTCGTCAGAATGTTTGATTCTGGTACTCAGCGTTTCTTAGGGCTTGGGCAAGTAAAAGGGGCGTTTTTGCGGCCTTATCGGTTGGTAAATACCAGTGAGTTCTCATTATAA
- the rpsO gene encoding 30S ribosomal protein S15, with product MALSAESKAALVKEFQVAEGDTGSPEVQVALLTKNIEGLQGHFKAHIHDHHSRRGLIRMVNQRRKLLDYLKRKDAARYTSLIKKLGLRR from the coding sequence ATGGCATTGTCTGCAGAATCAAAAGCAGCGTTGGTAAAAGAGTTTCAAGTAGCGGAAGGCGACACAGGTTCTCCTGAAGTTCAAGTAGCATTGTTGACTAAGAACATCGAAGGTCTTCAAGGTCACTTTAAAGCTCATATCCACGACCATCATTCTCGTCGCGGTCTAATCCGCATGGTAAACCAGCGTCGTAAATTGTTGGATTACCTTAAGCGTAAAGATGCAGCTCGTTACACTAGTTTGATCAAAAAACTAGGTCTACGTCGCTAA
- the pnp gene encoding polyribonucleotide nucleotidyltransferase, translating into MSITTKTFQFGNDTVTLETGRIARQATGAVLCTIGDAQVLATVVGAKSAKPGQDFFPLSVHYQERAYAVGKIPGGFLKREGRPSEKETLTSRLIDRPIRPLFPKGYMNEVQVVCMVMSTNTNLDADIAAMLATSAALTISGIPFNGPIGAARVGFNDESGYVLNPSYSDLEGSLLDMVVAGTKDAVLMVESEAQELTEDEMLGAVLYAHKEMQSAISAITEFAAECAKPRWEWEAEAVNVTLTEALATGYAAQIAEAYGISEKMARYAKLGEVRSAAVAALATEESEFSEADVTGAFAKLEKRTVRRRVIDGQPRIDGRDNKTVRPINVEVGLLSKTHGSALFTRGETQAIATCTLGTSRDAQMSDGLTGESKDSFMLHYNFPPYSVGECGRMGGVGRREIGHGRLARRGVQAVLPSEDEFPYTIRIVSEITESNGSSSMASVCGASLAMMDAGVPLKAPVAGIAMGLIKEDDGFAVLTDILGDEDHLGDMDFKVAGTEEGITALQMDIKIEGINEEIMDIALSQAMEARKHILREMAQVIGYARPEVSPNAPSMATIKIDPEKIRDVIGKGGAMIRSITEQTGASIDLDDDGTVRIYAADKASSDAALLKIHEITAEAEVDKLYKGKVVRLAEFGAFVNILPGKDGLVHISQIAEERIRAVTDFLSEGQDVIVKVLDVDARGRIKLSMKDVTEEEKASYTE; encoded by the coding sequence GTGAGTATTACGACAAAAACTTTCCAGTTCGGTAACGATACCGTAACACTAGAAACCGGCCGCATCGCTCGTCAAGCAACGGGCGCGGTTCTTTGTACTATTGGTGATGCACAAGTATTGGCGACTGTTGTCGGTGCAAAATCGGCTAAACCAGGTCAAGATTTCTTCCCATTATCCGTTCATTACCAAGAGCGTGCTTATGCGGTTGGTAAAATTCCTGGTGGCTTCTTGAAGCGTGAAGGTCGTCCTTCTGAAAAAGAAACCCTAACTTCGCGTCTTATTGACCGTCCAATTCGTCCATTGTTTCCAAAGGGTTACATGAATGAAGTTCAGGTTGTTTGTATGGTTATGTCTACCAATACGAACTTGGACGCAGATATTGCGGCTATGTTGGCAACGTCTGCTGCCTTGACGATTTCTGGTATTCCATTCAATGGTCCTATCGGTGCAGCACGCGTTGGCTTTAACGACGAATCTGGTTACGTTCTTAACCCAAGCTATTCTGATTTAGAAGGTTCTTTGCTAGACATGGTCGTTGCGGGCACGAAAGACGCCGTTTTGATGGTTGAGTCAGAAGCCCAAGAGCTTACCGAAGACGAAATGTTAGGTGCGGTACTTTACGCACACAAAGAAATGCAATCGGCTATTTCTGCAATTACAGAATTCGCCGCTGAGTGTGCTAAACCTCGCTGGGAATGGGAAGCAGAAGCCGTAAATGTTACCTTGACTGAAGCGCTAGCCACAGGCTACGCGGCTCAAATCGCAGAAGCATACGGCATCAGTGAAAAAATGGCTCGCTACGCGAAACTAGGCGAAGTGCGCTCTGCAGCGGTTGCTGCATTGGCGACTGAAGAAAGTGAATTCTCTGAAGCGGATGTAACCGGTGCTTTTGCGAAACTTGAGAAACGTACGGTACGTCGTCGTGTTATCGATGGTCAGCCACGTATCGATGGTCGTGATAACAAAACCGTGCGTCCCATCAACGTTGAAGTCGGCCTGTTGAGCAAAACTCACGGCTCGGCTTTGTTTACACGTGGTGAAACTCAGGCGATTGCGACTTGTACGTTAGGTACCAGCCGTGATGCTCAAATGTCTGATGGTCTGACTGGCGAAAGTAAAGACAGCTTCATGTTGCACTACAACTTCCCTCCCTACTCTGTGGGTGAGTGTGGTCGCATGGGTGGCGTTGGTCGTCGTGAAATCGGCCATGGTCGTCTAGCTCGTCGTGGTGTTCAAGCAGTATTGCCATCTGAAGATGAATTCCCATACACCATTCGTATCGTCTCTGAGATCACTGAATCAAACGGTTCAAGTTCAATGGCGTCTGTTTGTGGTGCTTCTTTGGCGATGATGGACGCGGGTGTTCCTTTGAAAGCGCCAGTTGCGGGTATCGCAATGGGTCTGATCAAAGAAGACGACGGTTTTGCAGTATTAACAGATATCTTGGGTGACGAAGATCATCTTGGCGACATGGACTTTAAAGTGGCGGGTACCGAAGAAGGTATCACAGCACTGCAAATGGACATTAAGATCGAAGGTATCAATGAAGAAATCATGGATATCGCCCTAAGCCAAGCGATGGAAGCGCGTAAGCATATACTTCGCGAAATGGCTCAGGTCATTGGTTATGCTCGCCCAGAAGTGTCTCCAAACGCGCCTTCTATGGCAACGATTAAGATTGATCCTGAAAAAATCCGTGACGTTATCGGCAAAGGTGGCGCGATGATTCGTTCCATTACGGAGCAAACCGGTGCGTCTATTGATCTTGACGACGACGGTACGGTTCGCATTTACGCAGCAGACAAAGCGTCTTCTGATGCGGCGCTGTTGAAAATTCATGAAATTACAGCGGAAGCCGAAGTGGATAAACTTTACAAAGGTAAAGTGGTTCGTCTTGCTGAGTTTGGTGCCTTTGTTAATATTTTACCTGGAAAAGATGGTTTGGTTCACATTTCTCAGATCGCTGAAGAGCGTATCCGTGCTGTGACTGACTTCCTTTCAGAAGGTCAAGATGTCATCGTTAAAGTATTAGACGTGGATGCGCGTGGCCGCATTAAGCTATCTATGAAAGACGTTACAGAAGAAGAAAAAGCGTCTTATACTGAGTGA